From a single Xiphophorus maculatus strain JP 163 A chromosome 5, X_maculatus-5.0-male, whole genome shotgun sequence genomic region:
- the LOC102231923 gene encoding G-protein coupled receptor 26-like, whose amino-acid sequence MWQGWFVTAVGGQELSAWRTLHSIPPTEAANTGLQEMSIPQFLLKGSVVVSAVVALLTNFSVLLCFTQSAELRSHVPGIFTLNLSISNVILALINMPATFLGVASSAKPLRDPLCRAVSFTETFVTCNAMLSMAALSVDRWVAVVFPLRYSSKMRYRDALVIVSYSWLHSFTFSLIQLMMGWGAYSHTYASCTLHLDAEAASHRSAYVTFTALFHCSSFALCLFVLCFAYLKVLRVARSHCKRIDVITVQTLLLLVDIHPSVKERCLAQQRKRRRRAAKKICIFIGSFIICFSPYVVTRLVELLPSVDVPRHWGIATKCLVYAKASSDPFVYCLLRHQYRKVLVNVICRLVRKDHYFLSAHSTSSVWDTSDENFPERIT is encoded by the exons ATGTGGCAGGGCTGGTTTGTGACAGCTGTAGGTGGGCAGGAGCTGAGCGCGTGGAGGACCCTCCACAGCATCCCCCCCACCGAGGCAGCAAACACGGGACTGCAGGAAATGAGCATCCCGCAGTTCCTCCTGAAGGGCTCCGTCGTGGTTTCGGCAGTTGTCGCGCTCTTGACGAACTTTTCGGTGCTGCTATGCTTCACCCAGAGCGCAGAGTTACGATCCCACGTTCCGGGGATCTTCACCCTAAATCTCTCCATCTCCAACGTCATCCTCGCTCTCATCAACATGCCGGCCACTTTTCTCGGCGTGGCCAGCAGCGCGAAGCCCCTCAGGGACCCGCTGTGTCGCGCCGTGAGTTTCACCGAGACTTTCGTCACCTGCAACGCCATGCTGAGCATGGCCGCGCTCAGCGTGGACAGGTGGGTGGCGGTGGTGTTTCCTCTCAGGTACTCCAGCAAGATGCGCTACCGGGACGCGCTTGTGATCGTGTCCTACTCCTGGCTCCACTCCTTCACTTTCTCCCTGATCCAGCTGATGATGGGCTGGGGGGCGTACAGCCACACGTACGCCTCGTGCACGCTGCACCTGGACGCTGAGGCGGCGTCGCATCGGAGTGCCTATGTCACCTTCACGGCGCTGTTCCACTGCAGCAGCTTCGCGCTCTGCCTCTTCGTCCTCTGCTTCGCCTACCTGAAGGTTCTGAGAGTCGCCAGGTCGCACTGCAAGAGGATAGATGTCATCACAGTGCAAACTCTGCTTCTGCTGGTGGATATTCACCCCAG TGTAAAGGAGAGGTGTCTGGCCCAACAAAGGAAGAGAAGGCGGCGAGCCGCTAAAAAGATCTGCATCTTCATTGGTTCCTTCATCATCTGCTTTTCACCGTATGTCGTAACGAG GCTTGTAGAATTGTTGCCCTCGGTGGATGTGCCCCGACATTGGGGCATTGCTACCAAATGCCTGGTCTATGCCAAGGCATCCAGCGATCCATTCGTTTACTGTCTTCTGCGACACCAGTACAGGAAGGTCCTGGTGAACGTCATCTGCCGCTTAGTGAGAAAGGACCACTACTTCCTGTCTGCGCACAGCACCAGCAGCGTGTGGGACACCTCGGATGAAAACTTTCCTGAGAGGATAACTTGA